A genome region from Perca fluviatilis chromosome 20, GENO_Pfluv_1.0, whole genome shotgun sequence includes the following:
- the LOC120548873 gene encoding piggyBac transposable element-derived protein 2-like, producing the protein MGQLSARLFYGKRDTVVVPINPAISDDDSSEEEDNDVAVPDFLPSTRNLDIDGPSAKRKCVRPAVEVLVDEDLDENEDLDENDDNQEPAPTAKRPTNKRKPEPRQTLWKKVDLDNPPLPEYQHIPPDFIQSPFDYFSRYFSREVISHITYQTNLYATQMNINTTFATTEDEIMNFVAILIYMGIAELPSVDDYWAMDTRVSQVANLMSSKWFKLLKRVVHFNNNAQMPGNNDRFFKVRPLFNDLVTAFRREPETPKQSVDEVMVAYKGKTAGNLRQYIKSKPDKWGFKLFARASQDGFIHDLILYQGQTTLEAHGVPLTPEQQVMGVTSQIVSVLASTMSSSSPKTIFADNYFSGLEIVRYLKSKNCRYTGTARDNRTGNAPLRPIKEMEKKAVPRGTCDYTTSDDGILTVRWKDNKVVTLMSTDMGVEPWSSVYRYCSDTKRKEQVSCPYLIKSYNANMGGIDKSDMLVHLYRTPLRAKRWYMRLFAYAIDVSLTNAWIMYRRDSKALGVNDGLSLKNFRIQVFKTVSSSKSMTSRPRRSSGPLPGSSSTSADIPKPIRGHRGHVPHYSVRFDVSLFHAPVYSNSRQTCKQCSRKGNIMRSNLVCRVCQLHLCINAERNCFVKYHEAVA; encoded by the coding sequence CTGTCTGCTCGGCTCTTTTATGGGAAGAGGGATACCGTTGTTGTTCCCATAAACCCTGCCATCAGCGATGATGATAGCTCAGAGGAAGAAGACAATGATGTGGCAGTTCCCGACTTCCTTCCATCCACCCGCAACCTGGACATTGATGGCCCTTCTGCCAAAAGGAAGTGCGTGCGGCCTGCAGTAGAGGTGCTTGTAGATGAGGACCTGGATGAAAATGAGGACCTGGACGAAAATGATGACAATCAAGAGCCGGCACCAACAGCAAAGAGGCCCACCAACAAAAGGAAGCCAGAACCCCGGCAAACCCTCTGGAAGAAGGTTGACCTGGACAACCCACCCCTGCCTGAATACCAGCACATTCCCCCTGACTTCATCCAAAGTCCATTTGATTATTTCAGCAGGTACTTCAGTCGTGAAGTAATCTCGCACATAACATATCAAACCAACTTATATGCAACCCAGATGAACATCAACACCACCTTTGCCACCACTGAGGATGAAATTATGAACTTTGTGGCTATACTCATCTACATGGGCATTGCTGAGCTTCCCTCCGTTGATGACTACTGGGCAATGGACACCAGGGTCTCCCAAGTTGCAAACCTGATGTCATCCAAGTGGTTCAAGTTATTGAAGAGGGTTGTCCACTTCAATAACAATGCTCAGATGCCTGGTAACAATGACCGCTTTTTCAAAGTCCGGCCATTGTTCAACGATCTGGTTACCGCCTTCAGAAGAGAGCCAGAGACCCCCAAGCAATCTGTTGATGAGGTGATGGTTGCCTACAAAGGCAAGACTGCTGGCAACCTGAGGCAGTACATAAAATCCAAGCCAGACAAATGGGGTTTTAAATTATTTGCCAGGGCTTCTCAGGATGGCTTCATTCACGACTTGATCCTATACCAAGGGCAGACTACACTTGAGGCCCACGGTGTCCCTTTGACACCTGAACAACAAGTCATGGGTGTCACCAGCCAGATAGTCTCCGTCTTGGCCAGCACCATGTCCTCCTCCAGCCCCAAAACCATCTTTGCAGACAATTACTTTAGTGGCCTAGAGATTGTGCGATACCTCAAGAGCAAGAACTGCCGGTACACAGGAACAGCCAGAGACAACAGGACTGGCAATGCTCCACTCAGGCCCATCAAAGAGATGGAGAAGAAGGCTGTCCCTCGTGGTACCTGTGACTACACCACCAGTGATGATGGGATCCTGACGGTCAGGTGGAAAGACAACAAGGTTGTCACTCTGATGTCAACAGACATGGGGGTAGAGCCTTGGTCCTCAGTCTACAGGTACTGCAGTGACACCAAGAGAAAGGAACAAGTGAGCTGTCCATATCTCATCAAGAGCTATAATGCAAACATGGGAGGGATTGACAAGAGTGACATGCTGGTCCACCTCTACCGCACTCCCTTGAGAGCCAAGAGATGGTACATGCGGCTCTTTGCATACGCTATTGATGTCAGCCTCACTAATGCCTGGATAATGTATAGGCGTGACAGCAAGGCTCTTGGTGTGAATGATGGCCTGTCACTGAAGAACTTCAGGATCCAGGTGTTCAAGACAGTCAGTAGCTCAAAGTCAATGACATCTCGTCCCCGCAGGAGCTCAGGACCACTGCCAGGCAGCTCCAGCACCTCTGCTGATATCCCCAAGCCTATCCGGGGACACCGAGGTCACGTGCCACACTACTCTGTGCGGTTTGATGTGTCACTGTTCCATGCCCCAGTCTACAGCAACAGCCGCCAGACCTGCAAGCAATGCAGCAGGAAAGGGAACATCATGAGGTCAAACCTTGTCTGCAGGGTCTGCCAGCTCCACCTGTGCATCAATGCTGAGCGCAACTGCTTTGTCAAGTACCATGAAGCAGTTGCCTAA